CCTCCACCATGTATAGAAatgtaaaagataaaaatctagAAGGGACAGGAAGGATTCACAAgggcactgaaaaaaattcacagaacCACAGTATACTGTGCTTTAAGTTGTCACAGTTGTGCGATACTGCTGCGTTAAGTTGTCATACTCAGTGCATGTGGCTGAAGAGGGGGCAAGATACCCCTCACTATCATGTGAACTAAAGCAGCATGAGACACTTGTTCTATTACATTAACAGCTGCAAATTTTGTGCTGATTCAGCCCATGCTCAACATTCCAGACTTAAGAGATTAATGGGCAAACCAGAAGTAAGATTTCATCATTGAGTATACAGGATAGGTATGatggtgtggttttttcctaCCTTCAGAAGTCAGGTAACGGTATTAGAACAGGAAGAGAGAAGTGACGTGCATCATAGGTAAACAGCAGTCATCAGTCTGTGGCGGCATTTAAAAAAGTACTGTCACTCTAATAGGCTCTGGGATTCCCCATAATCAACTAGAACTTCAAATTTCCCTTTCTGAATATAAGTGGTTAGTCCTAGAAACTTTTAATCAGCATAGTGGAAGAGGAATTATACGATAGACTCCTGCACCTAAGAATTTCtctctttagaaagaaaagataaatgaaagtgaaaatataCTTGGTGAACCAtttaacacttaaaaattatctttgaaaagTTAGTTTTCACAGTAAGCACACCAAGTTACAAAGCACCCAAAATCCTTAACttgcaaaacagttttatttcacaCTTATACAAATTTaatagacattttaaaatgcttacaGCACTATAGGCTACATCTACTGCCACTGAGTATGGTAATAGAGGACTTCACAGGTCTCTCAAGTTTTCCAGGGTCCTACACAATCCCTGTTCTCTCACAGGTTTAAGCCTACCTCTGTACATGTCAGGGTCTGCTTAGAGTTGTTCAAAGTACAAAACTCAGAGGACTGGGGCAGACTGGGGCAGAATGTGCCAGGTCTGCACCTGCATGCAGAGAATGTAAATGAGCacttctcctttctgctcctgAAACTAATTCTCCCCCTGCTGGGAGGAGTGCTAATGAAGAGCTAATTAAGGAGCTGGCTATTCCTTTCTTCTACAAAGCTCGTTAGTTGTGTCAAGTAGCAGAAGCTGTCTGAAGAAAGGAGGGACCTGAATGGATACTGGTGAAATACCattctctccttcctcttccctctgaaCCCTTCTGGCCTTTTGCTACCACTGTGAGCAGTAACAAATGCACCTTCAGGCACCTTATTAGAAAGAGAGTGGTTTAGGGTTATACCATTTGCCTGCAGTTTTGAAGCTGATTGTCTGCTTGGGACCCAAGGACAAACTCTCCTGCAGAACCGCGTAATCAGACGTCACATTCTGTGCCACTGCTCGGTCACCATAACACAGAAGGAAGTGCGGCTCTCCAGTAAGTCCTAGACTGACAGTGTATGcaggaaattaagaaaattaaggtactcctaaaaaaaaaacccaccacaaaccTGTGATGTCTGAAACTACCTTGGATTGCATGGATCTCAATATATTCAGTGTTCCACAGATGTCCGAAGCGAGCTGttttttcacttctgatgtGAGTCCTCCTTGCAACTTAACTGTAAACACCCAAAGACATAATTTACTGTCATGCACCATAGGACTGAACTTAGGTAGCCAAAATCCTTGCATAACAGCAGCTCTGTAATGTCTTGGGAATAAGAACAGTGGCACCAGATGTTTAATGGTCATACAGTAATCTCTGATAATCCACACAGGACAGGTAACCTTCAAGTAAACTAGGTTTCAGATCATCAGATAAAGAGAACGTCTACTGATGGCACACAGCTCCAAATGAAGAACCAAATCTGGTTATCTATATTTGCTTCCCATTAGGTCCAAAAACAAGTTGCCATGGGAACACAGCGtttcatacagaaataaagacaCATACGCAATTGGGTTTAGAGTCTTTcatggaaataaacaaaagacaaataccAAAAGATAACCTAAAAGtcttaaaaggaataaaaatactgcGCTTGTACCTTCATTCTGTAGCCCTGGGAAAGTcaaaagcagcctttcccagcagcagtgggaatCTTTAAACCTCAGGTGAAATGTCTTCTAGTTGAATAGTTAAATAGCTGAAATACAGTGTTCTTTATCCAAAATGGCAATCAATTAAATTGTCGAGGAGAAGGGACCCTGCCTTGTAAGGGCAGTTCATCCTTCCTTTTCACTTCTGCAATATCTCATTTTAACAGTTCTGGGTAGTGAAGCCCCCCTTCGCCAATTAACATTgctgaaaaaagaagaatgaacCAAAAATCTATCCTTTCAGAATTTATATAGCAGAAAATATGCAGGAGACACAAGCCCAGTTTTTAAGTCTTCTCTAGGTTATCTTTTGGAGCAGCTGTACAGCAAAGCAACAAATATTAGTATAAGCTAGTTTTCTTCATGATTCTCAAAAATTCTTGCTCACTCACTTCTCCATCTCCATCTCGATCAGCTTCATCAATCATTTcctataaaacacattttacatttGATCAGGCATGGGGCTCTCAACACAAGATCTTCCATTcatgaaacaacaacaaatcagAAGCTCTTCATGTGAAAACATAACCATGTATTTGATTGCCCTTCATATTTCTGACCTCTCAGCCCTTTTTGCATAAGCATAAACTTCTACCCAATCCTTAGCATCCTTAGCATCGGTCTGTGCCTGTTAGAAAAGCTCTGGCAAATCAGAATTTACCTGAAGTTCTTCATCTGTTAAATTTTCTCCCAGCTCCTTGGCAACCCTTTTCAAGTTTTTGAATGAAATTTTTCCTGTTCCATCATCATCAAATAATCTGAAAGCTTTcaagatttcttcttttgaatCCTTTTCACTCTAAAACAAGAGTAAAATGTACGCTAATTAGAAAACACCTGCCACAGAGATACtccttttcagtatttttttataatgtcaCAAGAATTTCTGCTAAGGATTCTTACCATTTTTTGCGTCATCATTGCCAAAAAGTCTTCAAAGTCAATGGTGCCACTTCCTTCTTTGTCAATATCTGCTatcattttcttaatttcttccttctttggCTCAAAGCCTAAAGCACGCATCGCAACCTGCTCCAAAAAACAATTCTGTTAGGAGGCCACCAGAACTGTTGTCCGAGTAGCTGCACTAAAGCTTGGTTAATTTCCTTGTCCAAAATCGTAATAATAACTTACTGCAATGAAAATATCTTGGTAATCTCTTAccagcttgttttgttttcccgAACAGTAACGGTGTAGCCTTCATATTCTTGACCcagatattttttctcattagatCCATGTGGAACATGGATATATTTCTAAAACTAAGAGGAATGTTTTGTGTCTGAATTAGGTAAAGGTTCCAATTTACATAGTTCCTAAGGTGACTGGATTACAACTTACACAATCCAgtacacagaaagaaatccGTATGGATAGCTCTTGGCACTTCTGGCTATGTGGTGGGAgcggggggcaggagggggtggGAACTGACAAGCAAAGACTGACTGCTGTGCtagctgaggaagagaaaagagaaaagcaaaccttCCGAGCCTTACCCAGAGCAAGCAAACTATTACTGTAAAAACAGCCGTGTAGATTGTGGTACAAATGCTTAATATTAACATGGTTTAAAACCAAGGTCTGGCATTTCACCAGCCTAGAACAATGATTTTGCTACTTGGGTGTTTATTAGTAATTTCACAGTCCTGGTGTGCCAGATGATTACAGCATATTTCATTCAGAGACTGAAGTTTCAAGAACATGTAACTAGAGGAAGATTTTAACTGTGAACATTCTTTCTTCCTGTATGCTTGAGTGGAATCAATAGTTAATACTAGGCAGAAATTTTCTCACTAAATGCTTTTCTACTGGAAAGTGCCAACTCACCAGAAACTTATCATTTAACTGAAGTGTGTTTTCTGACCAGTTTCTTGCAATGGGACAACTGAAAACGTTCCGTTTTGTCTTTCAGAGGGGAACACTTTCTGTTGTAAAATATCcattattttgattaattttgaaaaagaaaaacatagtGTTAAATGGTTGGtgtgaaaacatttcagtcCATTTTAAGTACTATATTTCAACATGTATCATCTGTACTCAGAGAACACGCTCTCCTTAACCAAGCAAAGTACTTCCAAATAAATCCTGAGATAAGCCATAGGCTTAGGTAACTCATGCTTCTAGGTTACATATGCAGAAATTGAGGCagagtgtgtgtatgtgaaaaATCAAGATCATGGAGATAATTAAGATAAAAGGCTAATGCTTAAATAAAGATCAGACACATAAAAACATAGGCAGAGAACCAAGAATAATCTTCCCCCTTGTACTACTGTGTGtacacatgtgcatgcacacacatgcacaaccTGAACTGCTACTGAAATGCAACTCAGAtctctgtgttctttttttaaattaaaaaccaggTAAATTTTTGATCACATACAGGAAAATATGGTTCTGTCTTTCCTGAATGCATGCAAAACCTGTGTGTTTATTtctgagatgaagaaaaaatttgATACAATGACATTCACCACAGAACAAAAGTGCACTTCCTAGAAACAATTACCTTGGCCAGTCATGTAAACTGAAATGTGTACTGTGTGTACCTAAACAGAGGAACTGTTTAGTTCCTCTAATGCTCAGCCATTCAAAGCTATCTGACCTACTGTCCATGTATTAGAGAAGCCTGTCTGCTCTGAAGTATTACATACACGGCCTTCTCAGATTAACCATGCAGGACACCTCAGATTCAGTTATGACAGCAAGCCGTTACTCTTGTTTGTACTCCAAAAACAATCTTAGAATAGTTACGTCTGGACAAACAGAAAGAGCAGCTACGGTTTTGAGATCAAAGATACTtccattcaagaaaaaaaaaaaagtttgaaaaccTTCAGTTCTTTTATGTCAATTCTTCCAGATCCATCAGTATCAAACAAATCAAAAGCTTCTCTGATCTcctgcttttgctcttctgtaaGTTCAGGTTTCAAGCCACTTTTCTTCCGTTGGGCTGTACTTAAGCCAGGTTTTCTATAGTTGGATGCCTTCAggaagtgaaggaaagaaaacgtAAGAAATAGCCCACTCTGGGGAGAATTCAACACACAACTAAATTATAAGTAACAACAGTAAAGTTGTAGCAGAAGTATGAGACATTCTTTTGCTGCAAGTGGTAGACACTGGGTCTCTGTGCTCATTTTCTTAAGttattctggaaagaaaacaagctgaagaCTTTGTTACTGGAGAATACATATTTGGgcttaatattttctgttttaacaaaAAGATCATCAATTAAAGCAGTGAGACCAGTAACACAGGCGGGCAGTCTCAAAATGAACACTCCACTGAGGTGACTGTGACCCTCCACACCTCTTGCTGGTTGCTTTGATGTGTCAGGAGTGACTTCACCTGGAAAACACGAGTAAATCATCCTCACTGCTAAAAAGGATGACTGTATAGAGTCTTGACTGTAAACGGGACTCAAATTCAGCTACTCCTGGAAGTCAGCAGTGAAATGGGACGTCTGAGAGCACCTGCTCTGTTGGCAGAGTTTAATGGGAGCTGTGTAGCCACCTGCCTGGCCACCAACTAGCTGTGGAGCTAGGTAACAACATGCTGTGGTTAACAGTGATGTGACCGCAAAATTTGTCCCATATGAACTAATCATGCTGAGCTGGTGCATTATTATCCAGGACAGTTCTGCGACCTTTCCTGCTTCTGGTGTAAGCTAGTGCAGTGCAGAGGgtttcctccctctgccccacctATTCAGCAGGAAAGATGCTTTCCTCTAGTACAGGTTTTCTTCTAAACCTGCAGCAGACTGATTTTCAACCCGCAGCAGACGAATTTTAGTCCTTCAGCCTTGAACTTGCACACATTCATGGAAGGAAGGGCAGTCCATCCCACCCCAGCTTTAACTGGTtgggcttttaaaaagcaaataaaactaGTACCAAGAAAGGAATCTGCTTTGTAGGTACTGCCAAACaatctcttcctcctgctgcgTTGTTACTATATTTTGGCTGGGACCTCTCTTTTAAACACCCAATGCGTAACAGAGATTCTGTTTTGTTGCATTGGGAAACAAATTGTCATTTTTTAACACGATTTGTCCCTCCCAGGTTGGATTGCAAACCAACTTGTCGGGCACACCTCAGACTTCCCTGCTATAAACACAGGCATCACATTTTTCCACCCGCAGCAGGGGACCCAGCGAGGCGGAGGTCAGCAAGCTGTGCTCACACGAACCTGGAATACTGCGGCCGGCAGAGCCCCACGCCCTGAAATCAGGTGACATATTTTGCGATTCTTGGGAGTTTTATGGGGGCCAAGGcggttttcttttttttttttttttttttggggggggggggtggttgtgggggggggggttggggcgGAGGGGTGTGTcggggggggcggaggggggtgTGGAGGGGGGATCTCCTCTCACTTTCCGGCCGGGCTGGCGGCCTCCGCGCTGTTGGACGGTCCCCGCGCCAGCTCCTCACAGCCCTCCGGAGCCCCGCGGCTGCCTGCCCGCCCGGGGCCGCGGATCAGCGGGGGGCTCCGGGGCGAGCCGAGCCGCGGCCGTAAGCGGGAAGGCGCAGGGAGACGTAGCCTGGAAGTTGAGGGAGGCGGCGAGGGGAAGGGGAGCCCGCGGCGAGGGGAAGAGGCTCACCATCTGGCCGCAGGGACGCCGCTCCGGCtcgggacgggacgggacggccCTCCTCACGGCGGCGAGCGCGCCCACCGCCGCACGCAACGAACACGCTGCCCGCCCAATGAGCGAGCCGGACGTACCGGAgagcccgccccccccctcccgcccggACCAATGGCACCCGGCGGGCTCGTGATGTCAGCGGGAGCGCGCGGCCGCTCCGTCCGGCCGGTGTACAAACAAGCGGCGGCGCTGTCCTGGCAacggggcgcggcggggcccgccgTTGCCGTCTCGCCTCACGTCACCTCAGGCCGGCTGCGGGGAGCGGAGGGAACACCGGCCGAGTCGGTGAGAAACCAGCGCCCGCCTGttgtggggctgagcaggggctTTGGGCCGGTGCCGCCAGCCGGGAGGAAGCGGCCGGGCCGCCACTAGGCCTGCgcagggcggccccggggctgaGCGGCCCTGCCCACGCCGGGGTGTCCCGGCCTCCCCGCTTTCCCCTTGCAGGCCGCGGGTGACCCGGGGCAGGTGCACCATGAACGTTTAGGTTCGGCTGCACCGATTTAGGAAGCTCTTCCTCTTCCAACACCAGTAATAGCGCTGGCTCTTAGGGCAGGTGAGTTGTGACAGTTGCCTGAACACTTGGCAGCTGAGTTGCAAGCAGAGCATCTTCTATGTGTTTCTCGCTCATTGTGCACCGGTGCTGCCACAGCGTGCCTGCATGCATGAgggacttttttgtttgtttttacagcatTTCACAGAAACAGATTAATTTGGAACACTGAGCTAAAATTTTGTTGTATTAGTTTAGCCTTCGTGGTTGAGGCACTGTAAGACAAAGTAGTAAGTGTTTGGCATACTTTTTGGATCCTAGAGTTCCTCACTTGACACCCCTAAACCCCACGTGTGTAAACGTACACTGAACCTCAGgtcagattttattttgcttgcgGAGGCAGGTGTGAGGCAGGCAGCAGTAGCTCAGCGTGCAGGTTAGCTCAGCAGAAGCCACTGGTGGTTGGTGTCTCGGGCATGGCTGTCCTAccagcttgttcctttgttctcCAGAATGCCTCCTTCTCTTTGCTGACCTCACTTTCGTTTGGCTccaaaatttaatttcacttaACCCCTTTACCATTTCTACCTCTGACTGGAACGAAAAAGAGGTAAAGAGAACAGGGGGGATGAAATGCTGAATTCTGGGTCTGCTGTATTGGTTTCTACAGCACTGGGGTAGTGTGATGTTCTGGGCAAAATAACATGCATAAAACAAAAGGGGGGGGAGCAAGTATCACACAATCCTAAATCACTTATGCCAGAGGTTGTGCAAGCAATGAAATAAGAACGTTCTTCCTTGTAAGTGCGTTTTGCAGCCATGCCATGGGTCCATTTGGTTCAGGTTTATGGATCTGCACCAGATCAGGCTGGTGACCAAAATGAAcctatatttttaaaggatgagTTTAAGCTGAAAGCAAGGGACACGGTTTTCAACTTaaacttcagagaaaattttaataaaacaactTGTAATTGGCTGCACTGAGGTCTGGTGGAAGTGCATTGACTTGATAGAAAGCGCTGCGCTAACTAATCGATCTGTCTCAACTAGTCTTGGCTTCACattcattgaaataaaaatgccacCTTAATAAGGCAATGGCTCATATTACTGAGCTGAACCCTCATTTGGGACTGACTGGGGAGTAAGAAGCCCACTGTGTTGGGAAACGGAAACCCCTTTCCCACTAGTCCTTCAGTAGTTGTCTCCGATCCAAACAGCAGGATGGCCTTCTGCCCAGAGCTACATGCCAAGGACCTAGGTAGTGAGAGAGCATTACTTCACCTTTCAGCATAGCTGCTTTAGCTCTTTCCGAAATTTTGTGGAGGAAAACCGCAAATTGGTTAGTctttctattaaaacaaaagcaggctGATAGTGAACATTACTAGTTGAGAACTGCTTGAATTCAGAAACAGTGATCTcggagaaaaagaaaaagaaaaaaaagcaccaaaccaactaaaaaaaaaaaaaaaaaacaaaccaccacaaaaccaaccaaattaCTGTCTTAGTAAATCCCTAAGAGAAATTGGTTGGAATAATAAATtttgggggagtgggggaaaTACGTTTCATATTGGATTCCATGATCCAGTGATTATTATTTAATCACCTcaatgtgtgtgtttgcttcAAAATAACCTGTGATATTAAACTAAGGATtccagttaagaaaaaaacccacttttttttaattttattttttaaatttttattaatggaAGTACTGATACAGATACATTGCACAACTAGACCATTATTACAAGATATTGCCAagaaaaaatttcagaaaaatcctTAAGAAAAACCTGGATGGAGGTTTTTTGGATGTGCATTCCTGGTGCAATTTTGAAGTCAAAAGTACCTGCTTATCTAAAAGTCCTTTTCAAGAATTGTTGATTACGGATAACCATAGACTAAAATAGTCCCTTGGTGAATGATTCTTTCAATACTTCAGGATGTATCTAGTAATTGAAGGGAGATTCTGTTGTCAGTTTGGGCTAGACTAGAACTTCAGATCTGTCAGCATAGAAAGGTTATTTCTGACTGCCtactctgctttttaaattcacaCTTTGTCTTCATTTGAGATAATACTTCTGTGGACTTCCAATAAGTGGGACGGTAAAAGAGGTTTTTTGGATTTGGAATAGCTATGCAAAGGGGCCTTTaggaagatgaaataaaaggTTTGAATCTGAGCGTAAAAGATGTATGGCTAAGGCTTCTTAATTCTTGGTGTATACTTTTTcactcaaaaaagaaaaaaagaaaaggaagctttaGTTTAATTCATGTGGTCTGCCCCACAGGACTGTTGTGGGGAAGGGATTTCAagggaaagatttatttttgacACGTTAAAACTGAGTAGTAGATCAAAACCAAATTTGAAGTCTTGGCAGTTTGGTTTGTCAGGTATGAAGAAATGGCATTCCTTTTCATGCTTAAGTACTGACGCATTCTAAATGGAATAAATAGAATTGGACTGAAATAAGTTTGATTATGCTTTTCCAGATTTGAAGGTTAAAGTCATTGGCATAACTATTGGTAACAAGATGGACTTCTACAGAGCACTTCTGTTCTGCACACAATTGTCCATTCTGCTCTAATGAACTTTTGCTCTAAGTAAGGCAAATAACTGAGATTCCAGATAACACGTCAGAAGAGAAATCGTAGCTCTATACAATCTGTACTGCTTCATGTTTAAGAAGCCACTGGAATTAACAGCATCTGtgccagcaagaaaaaaattccatggTATTTTAGCAATGCGTGATTTCAGCAACTATGTGCATCAGTGTCTCATAGTAAGTGCACAGGATGAAGAACTGCTGTGTTCAGTGTTagatttaaattaattctttggTGATACGTGCTGTGGAGCACTCTGAGGATGGGGGAATAAGTTTGTGTTCTGTTCACagatgctgcctgctgcccatggCTTTCAGGGATGTCAATGCAAGAAGACATATCGGACTTCAGCAACTCTCATCCTTAGCATTAGCTGGAAGAACATTATTGGGGCCAATGAAATCATGCAAATTCATCGTGGATGAAAGTACCAATGAAAGCACATTGATTTGTTCTGCTGTTAGACTGCTTGAAAGTTTGGATTTAACCAGTGCTGCTGGACAGCTGCTTAATGAAACCATTCAGGCACAAAACAAGGAGTTTAAGACTGGGATGAGTACCCTGTTGTTTCTTGCTGGTGCCTGGAGCAATGCCGTAGTGGAGTGCCTTCAGCAGCATGTTCCTGTTTCAGCAATAGTATCTGTGATGTCTGAGGGCTTGAGTTCTTGCTGTGAGAGAGTCCAGTGTCTTCAAATATCAATACATGATGTAAATGAAGAACTGTGTTCTAGCAATGTTAGgccaaatgcttttaaaaccaaaacttgcCGAAGTGGATGCGACAACCTTCTGAATCCTCAGATTctcctgtattttcagaaagataTTTCTGCACCAGAAGAAGTAAATCCTTGTTCCCATCAAGAAGATTGTTGTAATCTTAACAAGCACCTGGTTTCACTTTTGGCCGGCTTTGGTTCGGTAGGTCCTCTTGTCAAACCAGCGGGTGGCAAAAGTATGTCTGTGATTTCTGGAAGTGGTGGTATCGCATCCAGCTGTAACAAACAAAAGTTAACTCATAGCAGATACTTCAGCACTCAAggaaaaagctggttttcaAGTCAGCAGGGTAATTCTCAGGGATGCCTTTCAGGACCTTCAGCAGATCCATGTGAATGTTACGGTTTAGGACACCTGGCAATGGCTTTGAGCCATGGAAATCAAACTAGCTTGAAACTGCTACAAAGCATTGTTGCTTATCAGCGAGAAAGAGCAGAATGCAGTGGCTCTTTGCAGTTTAACACTGCAGAAATTGTGACATGCTGTTTACAGGGCCTCCCTGAAAACTATTCTTGTGTCTCCCCAGGCTTTGTCACATTAGTATCACCAGAACAAGCTGCTGTTATCAAATACTTTGAAGACAAACCTCTTCGGATTCTGCTAATGGATGGAGACCTAACTGAACAATATCGTCACTTAGGCTTTAACAGACCGCGTAACGTAAGGACTATATTGGAGCATCCTAGCCTACaggaaggcagagcaggagccttGTGGCTAAGCAGTATGTTAGATATTCTGATAAGCTTTGAAGTAAACTTGGTCTTGGTCAAAGGAAATGTGTGCGAAAACTTAATGGAAAGATGCATAGCGAACAGTATATTGGTAATTGGTTCTGTGTCTCGAAATGTGTTGTCTGCCTTTGGGGAGGTCACCCGCGCCCAGCCAGTGACATACCTCACCCAGCTGAATGCTGCTTGTGTGGGCAGTGGGGCCCAAGTGGAGCTGTGGAAGGCCTGCGATGGGCGTGCAATGGATCTGGGTGAGCTTGTGCCAGTCAGGATAAAAGTGCGAGGAATTCCCATGCTCACAGCCGTGCTTACCTCTACTGTCACTTCAAAGATGCAGCTTATTGAAGATGCGTTCTGGACTTCAGTGTATCGGCTCCATCATGCTTTAAATGATAAGAAGGTTTTTCTTGGTGGTGGTGCAGTGGAGCTCTTGTGCCTTAGTCACATTCAGATGCTTGCAGAACAGCCTTTAcagacagcaaataaaaatgctgtgaaCGAGTTTCATAATTCTTGGCTGGCGGCATCTGTGTCAGAGTATAAATCAGTTGTGCTCCAAGCATTAGCAAGCGGCTGGAAGCAGTATCTTTCAGTGGTTATGTGTAACACTGCAAAAGCTGCGTCGGAGTTGGAAGCATGTACCTCAGTTGATCATCACCTCAAAAAAGCAGCTGACTGTGGCTCTCCCTTAGCATATATACTGAAAGAATTTGGAAGAGGTGATCTGCTTAGGGGTGGTTCTGGTCCTTTTGCTGACCACGGAGAGGGTTTAAAGGTTTACGATAACGTTACAGCCAAGATTGAGGCATGGCGGAGAGCTCTAGACTTGGTGCTACTAGTGCTTCAAACAGATGCTGAAATTATCACAGGTCCCAAAAAGAATCAGCTGTTGAACTCACATATGTCAAATGAATATATGTTTTTATAGGACTTGCAGGCTTTATAAGTCCATGAGTCAGTGGAAGAAGTCCAGGGGCAACCTACGTTTCTTCATCATTTATAAAGCAAACATCTAGATGTGATTATGACGTTAGAATATAACAGTGAAAATCAGAATGTGAGATAGTCACAAGGTAGATAAGACTTGTCATTTCTAGAAATGGGAGttaaataacaaacaaaaatgactTGTGAGTTTACCTCTAACCCCAGCCGTGCATTTCTAACTACTGTCTGTGTGGACAGATTAATCCAGTCAAACTGACTTCTCCCATCTTATCTAGCAGAGCAGATGtgcagttcttttttttcattataatgaGGAGCACTGGGCAGGTGCATACATGTCAAGTCTAGTTGGAGAGAAGTTTGATACCCTGGATATGCTTATGTTCTGAACATGTGCTGTCTATATAAGGTGTTTATTCTGtaaatttttcttgtttaatgtCTTTTAATGTCTTCTAAAGAGTAGGGATTTCTTATATAACATTGGCATACTTGtgttaaatgaaataatatatataacaatttttaatttcttgctctttctgtaCATTGCAAATGTAAAAGTTAAACTTGCAGTAATTTGTGAGTTACATTTTATGCTAAGAGATTGTATTAGTAGATTCTACTTTTGCATATTTATATGGGCCatagatttattttcaaatatatatctGTAGGAATTTCTCTCATTTTGACATAAATGCAGGCTGAATCCTCTCTTTTGGTGTTATAAACTGGATGTATCCCTacacaaagttttcttttacattgtGAGTTGGATTTTTAGATTATTTCCTTTGGGTTCTTTCAGTTCTCtttgcagaagggaaaatgtTGTTCTATGCTTCAGCTGTTGGCTAAAAACTGAAAACTAACCTATCATGATGATTGATGCAAGGCATTCTTACGGTGTTTCAGCACTTAAAATTCGAAAGCAGAGCCATGGAGAATTAGCACTTTGTTGCAAGAAAGGCGTGTGTAATTACGGAGAGATTTTTTCTGAGCTTGGCACTGTGTATCACGCTTAAagtgaatgaaaacagaatggaaaaagaaaggaaatggtgATACTAAAGCAGA
This genomic interval from Falco peregrinus isolate bFalPer1 chromosome 2, bFalPer1.pri, whole genome shotgun sequence contains the following:
- the LOC101915822 gene encoding uncharacterized protein LOC101915822 isoform X1 — its product is MRALGFEPKKEEIKKMIADIDKEGSGTIDFEDFLAMMTQKMSEKDSKEEILKAFRLFDDDGTGKISFKNLKRVAKELGENLTDEELQEMIDEADRDGDGEVSEQEFLRIMKKTSLY
- the LOC101915822 gene encoding uncharacterized protein LOC101915822 isoform X2 → MASNYRKPGLSTAQRKKSGLKPELTEEQKQEIREAFDLFDTDGSGRIDIKELKVAMRALGFEPKKEEIKKMIADIDKEGSGTIDFEDFLAMMTQKMSEKDSKEEILKAFRLFDDDGTGKISFKNLKRVAKELGENLTDEELQEMIDEADRDGDGEVSEQEFLRIMKKTSLY
- the BBS12 gene encoding Bardet-Biedl syndrome 12 protein encodes the protein MAFRDVNARRHIGLQQLSSLALAGRTLLGPMKSCKFIVDESTNESTLICSAVRLLESLDLTSAAGQLLNETIQAQNKEFKTGMSTLLFLAGAWSNAVVECLQQHVPVSAIVSVMSEGLSSCCERVQCLQISIHDVNEELCSSNVRPNAFKTKTCRSGCDNLLNPQILLYFQKDISAPEEVNPCSHQEDCCNLNKHLVSLLAGFGSVGPLVKPAGGKSMSVISGSGGIASSCNKQKLTHSRYFSTQGKSWFSSQQGNSQGCLSGPSADPCECYGLGHLAMALSHGNQTSLKLLQSIVAYQRERAECSGSLQFNTAEIVTCCLQGLPENYSCVSPGFVTLVSPEQAAVIKYFEDKPLRILLMDGDLTEQYRHLGFNRPRNVRTILEHPSLQEGRAGALWLSSMLDILISFEVNLVLVKGNVCENLMERCIANSILVIGSVSRNVLSAFGEVTRAQPVTYLTQLNAACVGSGAQVELWKACDGRAMDLGELVPVRIKVRGIPMLTAVLTSTVTSKMQLIEDAFWTSVYRLHHALNDKKVFLGGGAVELLCLSHIQMLAEQPLQTANKNAVNEFHNSWLAASVSEYKSVVLQALASGWKQYLSVVMCNTAKAASELEACTSVDHHLKKAADCGSPLAYILKEFGRGDLLRGGSGPFADHGEGLKVYDNVTAKIEAWRRALDLVLLVLQTDAEIITGPKKNQLLNSHMSNEYMFL